In Scatophagus argus isolate fScaArg1 chromosome 14, fScaArg1.pri, whole genome shotgun sequence, the following proteins share a genomic window:
- the LOC124070371 gene encoding flotillin-2a isoform X3 — protein MTVKVMTENELLGYACEQFLGKSVMEIKSVILQTLEGHLRAILGTLTVEQIYQDRDKFATLVREVAAPDVGRMGIEILSFTIKDVYDKVEYLSSLGKTQTAAVQRDADIGVAEAERDAGIREAECKKEMMDVKFLADTKMADSKRELEMQKASFNQEVNTKKAEAQLAYELQAAKEQQKIRLEEIEIEVVQRKKQITIEEKEIERTDKELIATVKRPAEAEAYKMQQLAEGHKTKKVLTAQAEAEKIRFVGEAEAASIEAVGKAEAEKMRLKAEAYQQYGDAAKTALVLEALPKIAGKVAAPLSRTNEIVILSGENSRVTGEVNRLLAELPVSVNALTGVDLTKMPLLQKMVGPQCQTAI, from the exons ATGACC GTGAAagtgatgacagaaaatgaactgcTGGGTTACGCCTGCGAACAGTTCCTGGGGAAGTCAGTCATGGAGATCAAAAGTGTCATCCTGCAGACCCTCGAGGGTCACCTGCGTGCCATCCTTG GCACCCTGACTGTTGAGCAGATTTACCAAGACAGAGATAAATTTGCCACTCTGGTACGAGAGGTGGCTGCACCCGATGTCGGCCGCATGGGCATCGAGATCCTCAGCTTCACCATCAAG GATGTTTATGACAAAGTGGAGTATCTGAGCTCACTGGGCAAAACTCAGacagctgcagtgcagaggGATGCAGACATCGGAgtggcagaggcagagagagacgcTGGCATCAGg GAAGCCGAGTGTAAGAAAGAAATGATGGACGTTAAGTTCTTAGCTGACACAAAAATGGCTGACTCCAAGCGAGAGCTGGAAATGCAGAAAGCTTCCTTTAACCAGGAAGTGAACACAAAG AAAGCAGAGGCTCAGCTGGCGTACGAGCTGCAGGCGGCCAAAGAGCAGCAGAAGATCCGTCTGGAGGAGATTGAAATCGAGGTGgtgcagaggaagaagcagatCACTATTGAGGAGAAGGAAATCGAGCGTACCGACAAGGAGCTCATCGCCACTGTGAAGAGACCTGCTGAGGCTGAAGCCTACAAGATGCAGCAGCTGGCTGAGGGACATAA GACAAAGAAGGTGCTGACGGCACAGGCAGAGGCCGAGAAGATCCGCTTTGTCGGTGAGGCTGAAGCCGCATCCATTGAAGCAGTGGGAAAGGCAGAGGCTGAGAAGATGAGGCTGAAGGCCGAAGCCTACCAGCAGTACGGTGATGCTGCCAAGACAGCTTTGGTCCTGGAGGCTCTTCCCAAG ATTGCTGGTAAGGTGGCTGCGCCCCTGTCCAGGACCAATGAGATTGTCATCCTGAGTGGAGAAAACAGCCGCGTCACTGGCGAGGTGAACCGTCTATTAGCTGAACTGCCTGTGTCCGTCAACGCCCTCACTGGAGTGGATCTGACTAAG ATGCCTCTGCTCCAGAAGATGGTTGGCCCACAGTGCCAAACAGCCATATGA
- the eral1 gene encoding GTPase Era, mitochondrial has product MAFRACAWVFRGSAVLSSRVVGSARQESASWPLTAGKDACSRGGRNALVFTPACFITTETFLNRLAKGKAAEADATVDRLPASVPPDSAEQLSLLMRHPDQPANSKVLKVAIIGAPNAGKSTLSNQLLGRKVFAVSKKVHTTRCRSLGVLTEDDTQIILLDTPGLTTLSKVKRHQLEKSLLVDPWNTVKEADLIVVMVDVGDKWTCHRLDFEVLKCLAQHPDIPAILVLNKVDQVKVKDRLLDITAELTCGVVNGRKLRVRPVIKPPWAEKRPERHSELSDDEDIAGPEGSAESNSTLNKEQLKELRSQQGWPLFKDVFMLSSVDKEDVDTLKTYFMTAAKPGSWQYHSEVLTDQSPEEVCTNIIREKLLEYLHQEVPYSMTQSVEFWQDGENCELNISVKLHVRKDTHMKMVIGPGGQLIAQIAREASEDLSRVFLRDVKLKLSAKLKPTVKS; this is encoded by the exons ATGGCTTTCAGAGCCTGTGCTTGGGTTTTCAGAGGCTCCGCCGTCCTCTCCAGTCGGGTCGTCGGGTCTGCTCGCCAGGAAAGTGCGTCATGGCCTCTTACAGCAG GAAAAGACGCCTGCAGCCGAGGAGGGAGGAACGCGCTTGTCTTCACTCCTGCTTGTTTTAttacaacagaaacatttctcaACAGACTGGCAAAaggcaaagcagcagaggcagatgCCACCGTTGATCGCCTTCCGGCCTCAGTTCCACCAGACAGTG cTGAACAATTATCTTTGTTAATGAGACATCCAGATCAGCCTGCCAACTCAAAGGTTTTGAAAGTTGCCATAATAGGTGCTCCAAATGCTGGGAAGTCCACATTGTCCAATCAGCTCCTCGGCAGAAAG GTGTTTGCTGTGTCCAAGAAAGTACACACTACACGATGTCGTTCTTTGGGCGTCCTGACAGAGGATGATACACAGATT ATTTTACTGGACACTCCTGGTCTCACCACTCTATCAAAGGTCAAAAG ACACCAGCTAGAGAAGTCTTTGCTTGTGGATCCCTGGAACACAGTCAAAGAAGCTGATCTAA TCGTCGTCATGGTGGATGTAGGAGACAAATGGACGTGCCACAGGCTTGACTTCGAGGTGCTCAAATGCCTGGCTCAGCACCCTGACATCCCTGCAATCCTGGTCCTCAACAAG GTAGACCAGGTTAAGGTTAAGGACAGGCTGCTGGATATCACAGCAGAGCTGACATGCGGAGTGGTGAACGGACGAAAATTGCGGGTCAGGCCGGTGATCAAGCCTCCGTGGGCTGAAAAGAGGCCAGAGAGGCACTCGGAGTTATCCGATGATGAGGACATTGCAGGACCGGAGGGCAGTGCTGAGTCAAACTCCACTCTGAACAAAGAGCAGTTGAAGGAGCTGAGGAGCCAGCAGGGGTGGCCTCTCTTCAAGGATGTCTTCATGCTGTCCTCTGTGGACAAAGAAGATGTGGACACGCTGAAG ACCTACTTTATGACTGCAGCAAAGCCAGGATCGTGGCAGTACCACAGTGAGGTCCTGACTGACCAGAGTCCAGAGGAAGTCTGCACCAACATCATCAGAGAGAAGCTTCTGGAGTATCTGCACCAAGAAGTGCCCTATTCAATGACACAG tCCGTTGAATTCTGGCAGGATGGAGAAAATTGTGAGCTCAATATTTCTGTGAAACTTCATGTGAGGAAAGACACTCACATG AAGATGGTGATCGGCCCAGGCGGCCAGTTGATAGCCCAGATCGCCCGAGAGGCGAGTGAGGACCTGAGCCGGGTCTTCCTGAGGGATGTAAAGCTGAAGCTCTCAGCCAAGCTGAAGCCAACAGTGAAATcctga
- the LOC124070371 gene encoding flotillin-2a isoform X2, whose translation MGNCHTVGPNEALVVSGGCCGSDQKTYVVGGWAWAWWLISDIQRMSLEVMTILCRCENIETSEGVPLDVTGVAQVKVMTENELLGYACEQFLGKSVMEIKSVILQTLEGHLRAILGTLTVEQIYQDRDKFATLVREVAAPDVGRMGIEILSFTIKDVYDKVEYLSSLGKTQTAAVQRDADIGVAEAERDAGIREAECKKEMMDVKFLADTKMADSKRELEMQKASFNQEVNTKKAEAQLAYELQAAKEQQKIRLEEIEIEVVQRKKQITIEEKEIERTDKELIATVKRPAEAEAYKMQQLAEGHKTKKVLTAQAEAEKIRFVGEAEAASIEAVGKAEAEKMRLKAEAYQQYGDAAKTALVLEALPKIAGKVAAPLSRTNEIVILSGENSRVTGEVNRLLAELPVSVNALTGVDLTKMPLLQKMVGPQCQTAI comes from the exons GTGGCTGCTGTGGCTCAGATCAGAAGACATATGTTGTGGGAGGCTGGGCTTGGGCCTGGTGGCTCATTTCCGACATCCAGAG AATGTCTCTGGAGGTTATGACCATCCTCTGTCGCTGTGAGAATATCGAAACTTCGGAGGGTGTTCCCCTGGATGTGACAGGGGTGGCTCAG GTGAAagtgatgacagaaaatgaactgcTGGGTTACGCCTGCGAACAGTTCCTGGGGAAGTCAGTCATGGAGATCAAAAGTGTCATCCTGCAGACCCTCGAGGGTCACCTGCGTGCCATCCTTG GCACCCTGACTGTTGAGCAGATTTACCAAGACAGAGATAAATTTGCCACTCTGGTACGAGAGGTGGCTGCACCCGATGTCGGCCGCATGGGCATCGAGATCCTCAGCTTCACCATCAAG GATGTTTATGACAAAGTGGAGTATCTGAGCTCACTGGGCAAAACTCAGacagctgcagtgcagaggGATGCAGACATCGGAgtggcagaggcagagagagacgcTGGCATCAGg GAAGCCGAGTGTAAGAAAGAAATGATGGACGTTAAGTTCTTAGCTGACACAAAAATGGCTGACTCCAAGCGAGAGCTGGAAATGCAGAAAGCTTCCTTTAACCAGGAAGTGAACACAAAG AAAGCAGAGGCTCAGCTGGCGTACGAGCTGCAGGCGGCCAAAGAGCAGCAGAAGATCCGTCTGGAGGAGATTGAAATCGAGGTGgtgcagaggaagaagcagatCACTATTGAGGAGAAGGAAATCGAGCGTACCGACAAGGAGCTCATCGCCACTGTGAAGAGACCTGCTGAGGCTGAAGCCTACAAGATGCAGCAGCTGGCTGAGGGACATAA GACAAAGAAGGTGCTGACGGCACAGGCAGAGGCCGAGAAGATCCGCTTTGTCGGTGAGGCTGAAGCCGCATCCATTGAAGCAGTGGGAAAGGCAGAGGCTGAGAAGATGAGGCTGAAGGCCGAAGCCTACCAGCAGTACGGTGATGCTGCCAAGACAGCTTTGGTCCTGGAGGCTCTTCCCAAG ATTGCTGGTAAGGTGGCTGCGCCCCTGTCCAGGACCAATGAGATTGTCATCCTGAGTGGAGAAAACAGCCGCGTCACTGGCGAGGTGAACCGTCTATTAGCTGAACTGCCTGTGTCCGTCAACGCCCTCACTGGAGTGGATCTGACTAAG ATGCCTCTGCTCCAGAAGATGGTTGGCCCACAGTGCCAAACAGCCATATGA
- the LOC124070371 gene encoding flotillin-2a isoform X1, whose translation MGNCHTVGPNEALVVSGGCCGSDQKTYVVGGWAWAWWLISDIQRITLEIMTLQPKCEDVETAEGVAITVTGVAQVKVMTENELLGYACEQFLGKSVMEIKSVILQTLEGHLRAILGTLTVEQIYQDRDKFATLVREVAAPDVGRMGIEILSFTIKDVYDKVEYLSSLGKTQTAAVQRDADIGVAEAERDAGIREAECKKEMMDVKFLADTKMADSKRELEMQKASFNQEVNTKKAEAQLAYELQAAKEQQKIRLEEIEIEVVQRKKQITIEEKEIERTDKELIATVKRPAEAEAYKMQQLAEGHKTKKVLTAQAEAEKIRFVGEAEAASIEAVGKAEAEKMRLKAEAYQQYGDAAKTALVLEALPKIAGKVAAPLSRTNEIVILSGENSRVTGEVNRLLAELPVSVNALTGVDLTKMPLLQKMVGPQCQTAI comes from the exons GTGGCTGCTGTGGCTCAGATCAGAAGACATATGTTGTGGGAGGCTGGGCTTGGGCCTGGTGGCTCATTTCCGACATCCAGAG GATAACGCTTGAGATTATGACCCTGCAGCCCAAGTGTGAGGATGTAGAGACAGCGGAGGGTGTAGCTATTACTGTCACTGGGGTGGCTCAG GTGAAagtgatgacagaaaatgaactgcTGGGTTACGCCTGCGAACAGTTCCTGGGGAAGTCAGTCATGGAGATCAAAAGTGTCATCCTGCAGACCCTCGAGGGTCACCTGCGTGCCATCCTTG GCACCCTGACTGTTGAGCAGATTTACCAAGACAGAGATAAATTTGCCACTCTGGTACGAGAGGTGGCTGCACCCGATGTCGGCCGCATGGGCATCGAGATCCTCAGCTTCACCATCAAG GATGTTTATGACAAAGTGGAGTATCTGAGCTCACTGGGCAAAACTCAGacagctgcagtgcagaggGATGCAGACATCGGAgtggcagaggcagagagagacgcTGGCATCAGg GAAGCCGAGTGTAAGAAAGAAATGATGGACGTTAAGTTCTTAGCTGACACAAAAATGGCTGACTCCAAGCGAGAGCTGGAAATGCAGAAAGCTTCCTTTAACCAGGAAGTGAACACAAAG AAAGCAGAGGCTCAGCTGGCGTACGAGCTGCAGGCGGCCAAAGAGCAGCAGAAGATCCGTCTGGAGGAGATTGAAATCGAGGTGgtgcagaggaagaagcagatCACTATTGAGGAGAAGGAAATCGAGCGTACCGACAAGGAGCTCATCGCCACTGTGAAGAGACCTGCTGAGGCTGAAGCCTACAAGATGCAGCAGCTGGCTGAGGGACATAA GACAAAGAAGGTGCTGACGGCACAGGCAGAGGCCGAGAAGATCCGCTTTGTCGGTGAGGCTGAAGCCGCATCCATTGAAGCAGTGGGAAAGGCAGAGGCTGAGAAGATGAGGCTGAAGGCCGAAGCCTACCAGCAGTACGGTGATGCTGCCAAGACAGCTTTGGTCCTGGAGGCTCTTCCCAAG ATTGCTGGTAAGGTGGCTGCGCCCCTGTCCAGGACCAATGAGATTGTCATCCTGAGTGGAGAAAACAGCCGCGTCACTGGCGAGGTGAACCGTCTATTAGCTGAACTGCCTGTGTCCGTCAACGCCCTCACTGGAGTGGATCTGACTAAG ATGCCTCTGCTCCAGAAGATGGTTGGCCCACAGTGCCAAACAGCCATATGA